Proteins from a genomic interval of Paenibacillus sp. FSL R5-0623:
- a CDS encoding acyltransferase, with translation MKHRIWIAAGNYHPISGTSEVIFMNQPVNRPRRIEYLDLYRAFAIMAVVAIHATSTAVAHYPKHTLDHDVYYFWNTFLQFAVPAFLFLSSLVLFYNYSSKVNEKVWMFAFYKKRLFNVFVPYVLWSLIYFAIKQLLAGKEPLTHGVQFAKQLVMGTAHTHLYFFLIILQFYIVFPWLLSLTRHRLFNRYLPLFFIAGQAIFYALHLQFHFERTGSLLPSYLIVIGFGAWVGLNFEWVLKKLYTHRYVLIAALLSGGAIFIYGNAYIKTAFAAYPVVTYTVLFLFRNLFTLSACLLLLIFSERMGTGKHTEVRKATRILDSLGTVAFGVFLMHPLVLLFWRREFTDELARHFSVGIILSYVVALLISWICSMGLRRMKWGWVLIGR, from the coding sequence ATGAAGCATAGAATCTGGATTGCGGCCGGAAACTATCATCCCATATCAGGCACAAGTGAGGTTATCTTTATGAATCAACCGGTTAATCGGCCCCGGCGAATTGAGTATCTGGATCTCTATCGTGCTTTTGCCATCATGGCAGTGGTAGCTATTCATGCAACTTCAACAGCAGTTGCGCATTACCCCAAGCATACATTAGATCATGATGTGTATTATTTCTGGAACACGTTTTTGCAATTTGCCGTTCCAGCGTTTCTGTTCCTGTCCTCTCTGGTCTTGTTCTACAACTACAGCTCCAAGGTGAATGAGAAGGTTTGGATGTTCGCTTTTTATAAGAAGCGTTTATTTAATGTATTTGTACCTTATGTGTTGTGGTCCCTTATTTACTTTGCTATTAAACAATTGCTTGCGGGTAAAGAACCTTTGACCCATGGTGTTCAATTTGCCAAACAATTAGTGATGGGAACCGCTCATACGCACTTGTACTTTTTTTTGATTATTCTTCAATTTTATATTGTTTTTCCGTGGCTTCTGTCCCTTACACGCCATCGTTTGTTTAATCGGTACTTGCCATTATTCTTTATTGCGGGCCAAGCGATCTTCTATGCACTACATTTGCAGTTTCACTTCGAACGGACAGGAAGTTTGTTACCCAGTTATCTGATCGTGATTGGATTTGGTGCATGGGTTGGGTTGAACTTTGAGTGGGTATTGAAGAAACTATATACTCACCGTTATGTGCTTATAGCTGCATTGTTGAGCGGAGGTGCCATTTTTATATATGGTAATGCTTATATCAAAACCGCTTTTGCTGCATACCCGGTGGTAACCTATACTGTGCTGTTCCTGTTCCGAAATCTGTTTACGTTGTCAGCCTGCTTGCTCCTGTTGATCTTCAGTGAACGAATGGGCACAGGAAAACATACCGAGGTTCGAAAAGCTACGCGTATTCTGGACTCCTTGGGTACAGTCGCGTTCGGAGTATTTTTAATGCATCCACTTGTACTGCTCTTCTGGAGACGTGAATTCACAGATGAACTGGCTCGGCACTTCAGCGTTGGCATCATTCTATCTTATGTTGTGGCGCTCCTGATCTCATGGATCTGCTCGATGGGATTGCGCCGGATGAAGTGGGGATGGGTACTGATTGGACGTTAA
- a CDS encoding PRD domain-containing protein — protein sequence MKIEKVLNNNAVVAMNDEQQEVIIIGRGIAYQKRAGDMVSEQHIDKIFTLQNEDIQENFKALISSIPLEYMKVSEEIIAYAKLKLGKKLNESIYLHLTDHIHFAIERYRKNLPIRNGLIWETKQLYKEEYEVGMEALNMICDQFGVILPEDEAGFMALHFVNAALNEEMPNIKSMTQVMQEILTIIKYHFKIDFDENSLTFYRFVTHLKFFAQRLVKGKHYKSNNDDELFLMIQKKYPAAHKCSEKIKKFIESNYTYQLTDEELMYLTIHIERVVNATSE from the coding sequence GTGAAAATCGAGAAGGTGCTGAACAATAATGCTGTAGTTGCGATGAATGACGAACAACAGGAAGTTATTATCATTGGCCGGGGGATTGCTTATCAGAAGCGGGCGGGTGATATGGTTTCCGAGCAGCATATCGATAAGATATTTACTTTACAGAATGAAGATATTCAGGAAAACTTCAAGGCATTAATCTCAAGCATTCCTCTGGAATACATGAAAGTGTCCGAGGAAATTATCGCTTATGCCAAATTAAAACTTGGCAAGAAACTGAATGAGAGCATTTACTTACATCTCACAGACCATATTCACTTTGCCATTGAGCGGTATCGCAAGAATCTGCCTATACGCAACGGGTTGATCTGGGAGACAAAGCAGTTATACAAAGAGGAATACGAAGTCGGAATGGAAGCGCTCAATATGATCTGTGATCAGTTTGGTGTAATCCTGCCCGAGGACGAAGCCGGTTTTATGGCACTTCACTTTGTCAATGCAGCGTTGAATGAGGAAATGCCCAACATCAAGAGTATGACGCAGGTCATGCAGGAGATCTTGACAATCATCAAGTATCATTTCAAGATTGATTTTGATGAGAACTCGCTGACATTTTATCGCTTTGTGACACATTTGAAGTTTTTCGCCCAACGTTTGGTGAAGGGAAAACATTACAAGAGCAACAACGATGATGAACTGTTCCTGATGATTCAGAAAAAGTATCCAGCAGCGCACAAGTGCTCGGAGAAAATCAAGAAATTCATTGAAAGCAACTACACGTATCAACTAACTGACGAAGAATTGATGTACTTAACGATCCATATTGAGAGAGTTGTGAATGCAACTTCTGAATAA
- a CDS encoding AAA family ATPase, translating into MKLVIIFGPQAVGKMTVGQELEKITKLKLFHNHMTIELVSPFFSYGTPQGKRLVSLFRQEIFEEVAKSDLPGLIFTFVWALDAESDGEYIRKISELFTSQGGQVCYVELEADASERLERNKSPHRLLHKPTKRDIAWSERDLLDTMKHYRLNSEPGEIMHEHYIRIDNTHKSPDEVAKLIQERFNL; encoded by the coding sequence ATGAAATTAGTGATTATTTTTGGCCCACAGGCTGTGGGTAAGATGACGGTGGGGCAAGAACTGGAGAAGATAACAAAGCTAAAATTGTTCCATAACCACATGACCATTGAATTGGTGTCTCCTTTCTTCAGCTATGGCACACCACAAGGCAAAAGACTGGTGAGTCTGTTCCGGCAGGAGATTTTTGAAGAAGTGGCAAAGAGTGATTTGCCGGGTCTGATTTTTACATTTGTGTGGGCTTTGGACGCAGAGTCAGATGGTGAATACATCCGTAAGATCAGTGAGTTGTTTACATCTCAAGGGGGTCAGGTCTGTTATGTGGAACTGGAGGCCGATGCATCGGAAAGACTAGAGCGCAATAAAAGTCCGCATCGTCTGTTACATAAGCCAACCAAGCGTGACATTGCGTGGTCTGAGCGAGATTTGCTAGATACGATGAAGCATTATCGATTGAATTCGGAACCGGGAGAAATCATGCATGAACACTACATAAGGATTGATAACACACATAAGAGCCCGGATGAGGTGGCAAAGTTAATTCAGGAACGATTTAATTTGTAA
- the ascB gene encoding 6-phospho-beta-glucosidase, whose translation MMNRQGFPEGFLWGGAIAANQAEGGFDAGGKGWSTADMVPYFEKKDYTNLRELMHVTSATVEKAMAHHSAEGYPKRYGIDFYHRFKEDIALFAELGFKTFRLSINWPRIFPNGYDAEPNEEGLRFYDEVFDELRKYDIEPLVTLSHYEMPMALVLKYNGWAGREVVGHFVRYAETVMNRYKDKVKYWLTFNEINTTIIEPFTGGGIIEDRVENTMQASYQALHHQFVASSLVTEKARQINPNFQIGCMLARMIHYPATSKPEDVLQAQIDNQLNLLHTDVQVRGSYPTFMARYWAENEITIAMEPGDEQILREHTVDFISFSYYTSLVSAVNPEEYGVTGGNLYSTIKNPNLERTEWGWQLDPIGLRVALKELYDRYQLPLFVVENGLGAKDTVEADCSINDDYRIDYLRKHITQMKEAVIDGVDLMGYTNWGAIDIISASTSEMSKRYGVIYVDQDDNGQGTLNRYKKKSFGWYQKVIASNGENLE comes from the coding sequence ATGATGAATCGACAAGGGTTTCCGGAAGGTTTTCTATGGGGCGGCGCTATTGCCGCCAACCAGGCTGAAGGTGGATTCGACGCTGGCGGCAAAGGATGGTCGACAGCGGACATGGTTCCTTATTTTGAGAAAAAGGACTACACCAACCTTAGAGAACTGATGCATGTTACCAGTGCAACGGTTGAGAAAGCAATGGCACATCATAGTGCAGAAGGTTATCCGAAGCGTTACGGGATTGATTTTTACCATCGTTTCAAAGAGGATATTGCGCTCTTCGCAGAGCTGGGCTTCAAGACATTCCGTCTGTCCATCAACTGGCCGCGTATTTTCCCGAATGGTTATGATGCCGAGCCAAATGAAGAGGGACTGCGTTTCTATGACGAAGTGTTCGATGAACTCCGGAAATACGATATCGAACCACTTGTAACCCTCTCGCATTATGAGATGCCTATGGCACTTGTCCTGAAATATAATGGCTGGGCTGGTCGCGAAGTGGTTGGACATTTTGTAAGATATGCGGAAACCGTGATGAACCGATACAAGGACAAGGTCAAATACTGGTTGACATTTAATGAGATTAACACAACCATTATTGAACCGTTCACAGGCGGCGGTATTATTGAAGACCGAGTTGAGAACACGATGCAGGCTTCTTATCAGGCACTTCATCATCAATTTGTAGCCAGCAGCCTGGTAACAGAAAAAGCACGTCAGATTAACCCGAACTTCCAGATCGGATGTATGCTTGCACGCATGATTCACTACCCAGCGACGTCGAAGCCAGAGGATGTGCTACAAGCACAGATCGATAACCAGCTGAACCTGCTGCATACGGATGTACAAGTTCGTGGTAGTTATCCAACGTTCATGGCTCGGTACTGGGCAGAGAACGAAATTACCATTGCCATGGAACCGGGGGACGAGCAGATCCTGCGTGAGCATACGGTTGATTTCATCTCGTTCAGTTATTACACATCCTTGGTGTCTGCAGTGAACCCAGAGGAATATGGAGTAACTGGAGGTAACCTGTACAGTACGATTAAGAACCCGAATCTGGAGCGCACGGAATGGGGCTGGCAGCTTGATCCGATCGGTCTGCGCGTTGCACTGAAAGAGCTGTATGACCGTTATCAATTGCCACTGTTTGTGGTGGAGAATGGCCTTGGCGCGAAAGATACGGTTGAAGCAGACTGTTCCATCAACGATGATTACCGGATTGATTATCTGAGAAAACATATCACACAAATGAAAGAAGCCGTTATCGATGGTGTGGACCTGATGGGATATACCAACTGGGGAGCGATTGATATCATCAGTGCATCCACTTCGGAAATGTCCAAGCGTTATGGCGTGATTTACGTGGATCAGGATGACAACGGACAAGGCACATTGAATCGTTATAAGAAAAAGAGCTTTGGCTGGTACCAAAAAGTCATTGCCTCGAATGGCGAGAACTTGGAATAG
- a CDS encoding AraC family transcriptional regulator produces the protein MNSSVQLMKSEYFLHNHLQLFVNRCSEDFVLPFHAHDFIEYSYVAEGKGFHHIGEDVIPVTKGMLFVIPVGVPHVFRPVSTNVTEHPLILYNCLFNAELINTLTSVIQEKEIIQHLMDLAQNQVPYISVVDHNDRIEELMVKLYRESFVPGIGSSTMLYTLVSQLVLMTYRQLYQKEHDEEHHSTGFDYILHYLKQHVSTRIRMSDLVRVSGFSEKQIGRMFLRHTGQTFSSYLQHLRIQKSCELLKSSQYKVSLIAELVGYRDMDSFYAAFKKITGETPLAYRKKSRGQHSGQ, from the coding sequence GTGAATTCATCTGTACAACTCATGAAAAGCGAATACTTTCTGCATAATCATCTGCAACTTTTTGTCAATCGTTGCTCTGAAGATTTTGTGCTCCCTTTTCACGCACATGATTTTATTGAGTATAGTTATGTTGCCGAAGGAAAGGGCTTTCATCATATCGGTGAAGATGTCATTCCGGTGACAAAGGGGATGCTGTTTGTCATTCCTGTCGGCGTTCCTCATGTCTTTCGTCCTGTCAGCACCAACGTAACCGAGCATCCGTTAATTCTATATAATTGTTTATTTAATGCTGAACTGATCAACACCCTGACATCCGTCATTCAGGAAAAAGAAATCATTCAACATCTGATGGATCTGGCACAAAATCAGGTTCCTTATATATCCGTTGTGGACCACAATGACCGGATTGAAGAACTAATGGTGAAGCTGTATCGAGAATCCTTTGTTCCAGGAATCGGTTCGTCTACCATGTTATACACCCTTGTAAGCCAATTGGTATTGATGACCTACAGACAACTTTATCAAAAGGAACATGATGAAGAGCATCATTCCACCGGTTTTGATTACATTCTTCATTATCTCAAACAACACGTAAGCACTCGTATTCGGATGTCTGATCTGGTGCGTGTATCGGGCTTTAGCGAAAAACAGATTGGCCGAATGTTTCTGCGACATACTGGTCAGACCTTTAGCAGCTACCTGCAACACCTCCGTATACAAAAAAGCTGCGAACTTCTAAAGAGTTCACAGTACAAAGTCAGTCTGATTGCAGAGCTGGTTGGATATCGGGATATGGATTCATTCTATGCTGCATTCAAAAAAATAACAGGCGAAACACCTCTAGCCTATCGCAAAAAATCCAGAGGACAGCACTCTGGACAATAA
- a CDS encoding beta-glucoside-specific PTS transporter subunit IIABC: MKHQETAQEIIKAVGGTNNINSVYHCVTRLRFDLKDNEKVDNGSLKKLDKVMGTNISGDQFQVIIGNDVAKVFDAMVKENPAIQQSTENKEPKSDKKQNVVLKIFETIAGVFAPMLPAITAAGMLKGLLALFVSVGWMSAGTDTYRILSAIGDGVFHYLPLLIAVSAARKFGSNPFVAIALGTALMYPDMTALLSSGESVGFLGIPVTAVSYASSVIPILLAVWLMSYVEKWVDRVIPAALKLLLVPLITLLVMVPVTLIAIGPLGTFVGSGLSGGINWLLNEGGLIAGIVLGGAMALIIMTGMHYALVPIILSNIATLGFDKFLPLTFISNMGQAGATLGVFFRAKDKKLKTVALSTSFTALMGVTEPAMYGVNMKYKKPFAAAMIGSAVGGGFALAFGAKAYVLAGNGGLPGLPSLIGQTFWYSFGGMILAFIVGAIMSTIFGIKEEEGDAEALAQFSPGASTAPAKVTSNDVATVNVDDMGDPAPTSDAVAVAPMTGKSIPLKEVNDPTFGDELMGKGVAFVPTVGELVSPVTGTIMNVFKTKHAIVVRSDNGMELLIHVGINTVKLRGQYFDAHVATGARVQAGDKLLTFELAEIAKEYDITTAMVVTNTADYKQVLPVKLGEITMGEDVLKAEI; this comes from the coding sequence ATGAAACATCAGGAAACGGCACAGGAAATCATTAAAGCCGTTGGGGGAACAAACAATATTAACTCAGTTTATCACTGCGTCACACGTTTGCGCTTTGATCTGAAAGACAACGAGAAAGTTGATAACGGCTCACTCAAGAAACTGGATAAGGTCATGGGAACAAATATTTCCGGCGATCAATTCCAGGTCATTATCGGTAATGATGTGGCAAAAGTATTCGATGCCATGGTGAAGGAAAATCCGGCAATCCAGCAAAGTACAGAAAACAAAGAGCCAAAGTCGGATAAAAAACAAAATGTCGTGCTGAAAATTTTTGAAACAATCGCAGGTGTCTTTGCCCCGATGCTTCCAGCGATTACTGCGGCAGGTATGCTCAAGGGATTACTTGCACTATTTGTGTCCGTAGGTTGGATGTCTGCTGGAACGGATACGTATCGTATTCTTTCAGCCATTGGTGACGGCGTGTTCCACTACCTGCCTTTACTGATTGCAGTCAGCGCTGCTCGTAAATTCGGCAGTAACCCGTTTGTCGCGATTGCACTAGGTACGGCACTCATGTATCCAGACATGACAGCATTGTTATCTAGCGGTGAATCGGTTGGATTTTTGGGAATCCCGGTTACAGCAGTAAGTTATGCTTCATCGGTTATCCCGATTCTTCTTGCAGTGTGGTTGATGTCCTATGTTGAGAAATGGGTTGACCGCGTTATCCCTGCTGCACTCAAGCTGTTGCTTGTGCCGCTGATTACCTTACTTGTTATGGTTCCGGTAACGCTGATTGCGATCGGTCCATTGGGTACATTTGTAGGTAGCGGATTGTCTGGCGGCATCAACTGGCTGCTGAATGAAGGCGGATTGATTGCAGGTATTGTTCTTGGCGGCGCGATGGCGCTCATTATTATGACAGGAATGCACTATGCACTTGTGCCGATCATCCTGAGTAATATCGCTACATTGGGCTTTGATAAATTCTTGCCGTTGACCTTTATCTCCAATATGGGTCAGGCTGGTGCAACACTCGGCGTATTCTTCCGGGCAAAAGATAAAAAACTCAAAACGGTGGCATTGTCCACGAGCTTTACAGCGCTGATGGGTGTAACGGAGCCGGCTATGTACGGGGTTAACATGAAATACAAAAAACCATTTGCCGCAGCCATGATTGGTAGTGCAGTGGGTGGCGGATTCGCCCTTGCCTTTGGCGCGAAAGCGTATGTGCTTGCGGGTAACGGTGGTCTCCCAGGACTTCCTTCCCTGATCGGACAGACCTTCTGGTATTCCTTTGGGGGTATGATTTTGGCCTTTATCGTGGGTGCAATCATGTCTACGATATTTGGTATCAAGGAAGAAGAAGGAGACGCAGAGGCGTTGGCTCAATTCTCACCGGGTGCTTCTACTGCACCAGCGAAAGTAACTTCCAATGACGTTGCAACTGTAAATGTGGACGACATGGGCGATCCAGCACCAACGAGTGATGCAGTAGCTGTTGCACCGATGACAGGTAAATCCATCCCGCTCAAAGAAGTCAACGATCCAACTTTTGGTGATGAATTGATGGGTAAAGGTGTGGCATTTGTTCCAACGGTGGGCGAATTGGTTTCTCCAGTGACAGGTACCATCATGAATGTGTTCAAAACAAAACATGCGATCGTTGTCCGCAGTGATAACGGAATGGAATTGTTGATTCATGTTGGAATTAACACGGTGAAGCTGCGTGGACAGTATTTTGATGCACATGTTGCTACTGGAGCACGTGTACAGGCTGGAGACAAGTTACTCACGTTTGAACTGGCCGAGATTGCAAAAGAATACGACATCACAACTGCTATGGTTGTTACCAATACGGCTGATTACAAGCAGGTACTACCTGTGAAATTGGGCGAAATCACGATGGGTGAAGACGTCTTGAAAGCTGAGATCTAA
- a CDS encoding GNAT family N-acetyltransferase produces the protein MIMGKGQVRLIKPSRAYKEAYLAFYEDWVRSGELMVPWVISKDPYAFDEMLEFLQGNEQGIDIPEGWVKDSTYWLITESQQIVGAVNIRHELNDKLFNSGGHIGYGIRPGERHNGYGSEILRLSLEKTRELGITKVLVVCDAVNEPSRRVILRNGGTRDEDYVESNGNVVERFWIENVE, from the coding sequence ATGATCATGGGGAAAGGACAAGTTAGATTAATTAAACCATCACGAGCATATAAGGAAGCATATTTGGCATTTTATGAAGACTGGGTCAGAAGTGGAGAATTGATGGTACCTTGGGTCATTTCCAAAGATCCTTATGCCTTCGATGAGATGTTGGAATTTTTGCAGGGCAATGAACAAGGGATCGACATCCCGGAAGGCTGGGTCAAAGACAGTACATACTGGTTGATCACAGAGAGTCAACAAATCGTGGGTGCCGTGAATATAAGGCATGAGCTTAACGACAAATTGTTCAACAGTGGAGGGCATATTGGATATGGCATTCGTCCAGGAGAGCGGCACAATGGCTATGGTTCCGAAATTCTTAGGCTTTCTTTGGAGAAAACGAGAGAGCTTGGAATCACCAAAGTATTGGTCGTATGCGATGCGGTTAATGAGCCTTCCAGAAGGGTTATCCTTCGAAATGGTGGCACTCGGGATGAAGACTATGTGGAGTCCAATGGCAACGTTGTTGAACGATTCTGGATAGAAAATGTCGAATAA
- a CDS encoding family 78 glycoside hydrolase catalytic domain, whose amino-acid sequence MGSQDGKDDLLMFNVSHLRCEYKKNPIGLDVKSPRLSWQLQSDRRNCMQSAYQIQLSLSEDFDEIAWDSGKISTDQSIHVELNQFQPSPRTRYYYRIQTWDDAGSNSGWSETAFFEMGLMDSHNKWQAEWITAQPSDVGDTSCPRMRKQFNVKQPITSARIYVTALGLYELHMNNTRVGEDYFTPGWTSYRKRLQYQTYDVTHLLQDGQNTLGVNLGDGWYRGFLGWNKEREIFGSTSALLLELHMKYADGSEECILSNGEWTAASSAIRMSDIYMGETYDARMESDWSDSSQTNWAPVNVLEHPKDIIVAQENVPVTQVEQLQPIALLTTPQGDRVIDMGQNMVGWVRFSIQGEVGQTVELHHAEILDHQGNFYTDNLRAAKQCIRYTCKGDGVETFEPHFTFQGFRYVKLVGFSEHVHLDNFTGIVLHSNMEQTGQFSCSSPLVNQLHHNILWGQKGNFLDVPTDCPQRDERLGWTGDAQMFVRTSSYLMNTAPFFTKWLRDLEADQGEDGGIPFFVPDLRSSTSEGWGDTSHSSAAWGDAAVICPWTIYEMYGDARLLAEQYESMKRWVEYIHVQGDNPHLWNTGFHFGDWLGLDSKPDSYVGATDTDYVATAFYAYSVSLTQKAAEALGKTDDAEYYKQLHTNIVHAFRNEFVTPAGKIAVPTQTAHVLALQFDLLEATARTRAVEQLAKLVKEAGNHLTTGFVGTPYLNPVLSDAGLHDLAYTLLFQEDYPSWLYQVTQGATTVWEHWDGIKEDGSLWSADMNSFNHYAYGAIGEWLYRYVAGIRSDEHQPGFRMVHIEPQPGPGLDWVEASLETMYGQVASSWHRLAEGEMEIRVHIPTNTRGTVRLPGAGAQIVLEQGKPLDQLDQMSGVQDIQDIGDDVEVTLGSGSYQFTYKDTDAKKGIRMFRRLH is encoded by the coding sequence ATGGGAAGCCAAGATGGAAAGGACGATCTGCTAATGTTCAACGTGAGTCACCTTCGCTGTGAGTATAAAAAGAATCCGATTGGTCTTGATGTGAAATCACCAAGATTAAGCTGGCAGCTGCAATCCGATCGCCGGAATTGTATGCAATCCGCATACCAGATACAGCTGTCCCTGTCAGAAGATTTTGATGAGATTGCATGGGATTCTGGCAAGATAAGCACGGATCAATCCATACATGTGGAATTAAACCAGTTTCAGCCTTCTCCGCGAACGCGATACTACTACCGAATTCAGACATGGGATGATGCAGGGAGTAATTCCGGTTGGTCCGAAACGGCCTTTTTCGAGATGGGACTTATGGATAGTCATAACAAGTGGCAAGCAGAATGGATCACAGCTCAACCATCAGATGTTGGAGATACATCATGCCCACGTATGCGCAAGCAGTTTAATGTGAAACAACCGATTACGTCTGCCCGCATATATGTGACAGCACTTGGATTATACGAGTTGCATATGAACAACACAAGAGTAGGAGAAGATTATTTTACACCTGGTTGGACCTCTTATCGTAAGCGATTACAATATCAAACTTATGATGTTACCCACCTGCTTCAGGATGGACAGAATACTTTAGGTGTTAATCTGGGAGATGGCTGGTACCGAGGATTTCTTGGCTGGAACAAAGAACGGGAGATATTTGGTTCAACGTCCGCATTGCTGCTGGAACTGCATATGAAATATGCAGATGGATCAGAGGAATGTATTCTCTCCAATGGGGAGTGGACGGCTGCTTCAAGTGCCATTCGTATGTCGGACATCTATATGGGAGAGACGTATGATGCACGAATGGAGTCTGATTGGTCGGATTCATCTCAGACGAATTGGGCACCTGTGAACGTACTGGAGCATCCCAAAGATATCATCGTTGCGCAGGAGAACGTACCCGTCACCCAAGTAGAACAGCTACAGCCAATCGCTTTGTTAACAACCCCACAGGGAGATCGTGTAATAGATATGGGGCAGAATATGGTGGGATGGGTGAGATTCAGCATTCAAGGTGAGGTGGGTCAGACGGTTGAGCTGCACCATGCTGAGATATTGGATCATCAAGGCAACTTCTACACCGATAATCTTCGCGCCGCCAAGCAGTGTATTCGCTACACTTGCAAGGGGGATGGCGTGGAAACATTTGAGCCGCATTTTACGTTCCAAGGGTTCCGTTATGTTAAGCTGGTTGGCTTTTCTGAACACGTTCATCTCGATAATTTCACTGGCATAGTGCTGCACTCAAATATGGAGCAAACAGGTCAGTTCTCGTGCTCCAGTCCCTTGGTGAACCAACTGCATCACAATATATTGTGGGGGCAAAAGGGGAATTTCCTTGATGTGCCGACAGACTGCCCACAGAGGGATGAACGGCTCGGGTGGACCGGTGATGCACAGATGTTTGTCCGCACGTCCTCCTACCTGATGAATACGGCTCCCTTCTTCACCAAATGGCTGCGGGATCTGGAAGCCGATCAGGGTGAAGATGGCGGTATTCCATTCTTCGTTCCAGATCTGAGAAGTTCCACCTCAGAAGGGTGGGGAGACACCAGTCATTCCTCCGCCGCTTGGGGTGATGCTGCAGTCATCTGTCCATGGACCATCTATGAGATGTATGGGGATGCCAGATTACTGGCCGAGCAATATGAGAGTATGAAGCGGTGGGTTGAATACATTCACGTGCAGGGTGACAACCCGCATCTGTGGAACACGGGATTCCATTTTGGCGATTGGCTGGGACTGGACTCCAAGCCCGATAGTTATGTCGGTGCAACGGACACGGATTATGTGGCAACTGCATTTTATGCCTATTCGGTGTCGTTAACTCAAAAGGCAGCTGAGGCACTTGGAAAGACAGATGATGCTGAATATTACAAGCAGTTGCATACAAACATTGTTCATGCATTTCGAAATGAATTCGTGACTCCAGCCGGCAAAATTGCTGTTCCTACGCAAACAGCACATGTTCTTGCGCTCCAATTTGACCTGCTGGAAGCGACTGCCCGAACTCGTGCTGTCGAACAATTGGCAAAACTCGTGAAAGAGGCGGGCAATCATCTTACTACAGGTTTCGTGGGCACACCTTATCTGAATCCGGTATTGAGTGATGCAGGTCTTCACGACCTGGCTTATACATTACTTTTTCAAGAGGATTATCCGTCCTGGTTATATCAGGTGACTCAAGGCGCAACGACGGTCTGGGAACATTGGGATGGGATCAAAGAGGATGGAAGTCTCTGGAGTGCTGATATGAACTCATTTAACCATTATGCGTACGGTGCGATTGGAGAATGGTTGTATCGTTATGTTGCTGGCATTCGGTCCGATGAACATCAGCCAGGATTCCGAATGGTGCATATCGAGCCGCAACCCGGACCTGGACTGGATTGGGTGGAAGCGAGTCTGGAGACGATGTATGGTCAAGTTGCTTCAAGCTGGCACCGGCTGGCGGAGGGTGAAATGGAGATTCGGGTACATATTCCCACCAACACGAGAGGTACGGTACGTCTTCCTGGAGCAGGTGCACAGATCGTTCTGGAACAAGGGAAACCGTTGGATCAGTTGGATCAGATGAGTGGAGTTCAGGATATTCAAGACATTGGAGACGATGTTGAAGTCACACTTGGATCTGGGAGTTACCAATTCACTTACAAAGACACAGATGCTAAGAAGGGGATCAGGATGTTCAGGAGGCTACATTGA
- a CDS encoding putative immunity protein, whose protein sequence is MTMAKPAFKDAPLRREIEDLAKQQNHHTLACWAAECAARVLPVFEAHQLEDRRARNAIAAGRGWIRGEITMVDARKAAFAAHAAAREADNVAASAASRAAGHAAATAHVKDHAVHAATYTVKAIFYDCLIEDQERRVLEERTWQYQYLLGGCNDHGERTS, encoded by the coding sequence ATGACCATGGCAAAACCTGCATTCAAAGATGCGCCTTTGCGCCGCGAAATAGAGGATTTGGCTAAGCAACAGAATCACCATACATTGGCCTGTTGGGCTGCGGAGTGTGCGGCACGTGTCTTGCCTGTATTTGAGGCCCACCAGTTGGAGGATCGCCGAGCCCGTAATGCCATTGCCGCAGGACGCGGTTGGATCCGTGGTGAGATTACCATGGTTGATGCTCGAAAAGCGGCGTTTGCAGCTCATGCTGCTGCACGGGAAGCTGATAATGTCGCTGCCTCTGCTGCATCTCGTGCGGCGGGGCACGCAGCTGCAACGGCCCATGTGAAAGACCATGCGGTGCATGCCGCAACGTATACAGTGAAAGCTATCTTTTATGACTGTTTGATAGAAGATCAAGAACGTCGTGTCCTGGAAGAGAGAACGTGGCAATATCAATATCTGTTGGGAGGGTGTAATGATCATGGGGAAAGGACAAGTTAG